A DNA window from Pseudomonas tohonis contains the following coding sequences:
- a CDS encoding type 1 glutamine amidotransferase: protein MRVAILQHVPFEGIGRIAQWLDLRSAQVRVHYLHAGCPLPELDAFELLIVMGGPMSVHDEAVVPWLAGEKALIRAALVAEKRVLGICLGAQLLAEALGAQVRTGQVEIGWWPMEKHALAEHSPLGRMLPQRLMAMHWHGETFDLPAGSIPLYGSAACANQGFVWKERAIGLQCHLESTPESIHELLEACPDDLALSGSVESAAAIRDGFPHCSALAPTLFRLLDYLTGPHAVLT, encoded by the coding sequence ATGCGCGTCGCCATCCTCCAGCACGTCCCCTTCGAGGGCATCGGCCGCATCGCCCAATGGCTCGACCTGCGCTCGGCCCAGGTGCGCGTGCACTACCTGCATGCCGGCTGCCCATTGCCGGAGCTGGATGCCTTCGAGCTGCTGATCGTCATGGGCGGGCCGATGAGCGTCCACGACGAGGCCGTGGTGCCCTGGCTCGCCGGCGAGAAGGCGCTGATCCGCGCAGCCCTGGTCGCTGAAAAGCGCGTGCTGGGCATCTGCCTGGGCGCCCAGCTGCTGGCCGAAGCCCTCGGCGCGCAAGTCCGCACGGGGCAGGTCGAGATCGGCTGGTGGCCCATGGAGAAACACGCCCTCGCCGAGCACTCGCCGCTGGGCCGCATGCTGCCGCAGCGCCTCATGGCCATGCACTGGCACGGCGAGACCTTCGACCTGCCGGCCGGCTCCATCCCGCTCTACGGTTCGGCGGCCTGCGCCAACCAGGGCTTCGTCTGGAAGGAGCGCGCCATCGGCCTGCAATGCCACCTGGAAAGCACGCCCGAAAGCATCCACGAACTGCTCGAAGCCTGCCCCGACGACCTGGCCCTCAGCGGCTCGGTGGAAAGCGCCGCCGCCATCCGCGACGGCTTCCCCCACTGCAGCGCCCTGGCGCCGACGCTGTTCCGCCTGCTCGACTACCTCACCGGGCCGCACGCCGTGCTGACCTGA
- a CDS encoding carbon-nitrogen hydrolase family protein, with protein MRIALYQCPPLPLDPEANLARLHRQAAEAARRGARLLVGPEMYLSGYNIGREAAQTLAQPDDGPWAQRVAAIAREQGIAILYGYPERGEDGVLYNSAQLIDARGERLGNYRKTHLFGELDRGMFSPGEAPCPIIELEGWKLGVLICYDVEFPENVRRLAMAGAELVLVPTANMVPYDFVCDVLVRTRAYESQCYLAYANYCGAEGAIRYCGLSSLNGPDGEQTARAGRDETLLLADLAHEALQTSRAAIAYLHDRRPELYRP; from the coding sequence ATGCGCATCGCCCTCTACCAGTGCCCGCCCCTGCCGCTGGACCCGGAGGCGAACCTCGCGCGCCTGCACCGCCAGGCGGCCGAGGCAGCACGGCGCGGCGCACGGTTGCTGGTGGGCCCGGAGATGTACCTGAGCGGCTACAACATCGGCCGCGAGGCGGCGCAGACCCTGGCCCAGCCCGACGACGGCCCCTGGGCCCAGCGGGTGGCGGCCATCGCCCGCGAACAGGGCATCGCCATCCTCTACGGCTACCCGGAACGCGGTGAGGACGGGGTGCTGTACAACTCGGCGCAACTGATCGACGCGCGTGGCGAGCGCCTGGGCAACTACCGCAAGACCCACCTGTTCGGTGAGCTGGACCGGGGCATGTTCAGCCCTGGCGAGGCGCCCTGCCCGATCATCGAGCTGGAAGGCTGGAAGCTCGGCGTGCTGATCTGCTACGACGTGGAATTCCCCGAGAACGTGCGGCGCCTGGCCATGGCCGGTGCCGAGCTGGTGCTGGTGCCCACCGCCAACATGGTGCCGTACGACTTCGTCTGCGACGTGCTGGTGCGCACCCGCGCCTACGAGAGCCAGTGCTACCTCGCCTACGCCAACTACTGCGGCGCCGAGGGGGCCATCCGCTATTGCGGCCTCTCCAGCCTCAACGGCCCGGACGGCGAACAGACCGCCCGCGCCGGTCGCGACGAGACCCTCTTGCTGGCCGACCTCGCCCACGAAGCCCTGCAGACCTCGCGCGCCGCGATCGCCTACCTGCACGACCGCAGGCCGGAGCTCTATCGGCCCTGA
- a CDS encoding flavin monoamine oxidase family protein, whose amino-acid sequence MHNNNRHPADGKKPITIFGPDFPFAFDDWIEHPAGLGSIPVERQGEEVAIVGAGIAGLVAAYELMKLGLKPVVYEASKMGGRLRSQAFEGTEGIIAELGGMRFPVSSTAFYHYVDKLGLETRPFPNPLTPASGSTVIDLEGKTYYAEKMADLPALFREVADAWADALEDGAQFSEIQQAIRDRDTKRLKELWNSLVPLWDDRTFYDFVATSKAFAKLSFHHREVFGQVGFGTGGWDSDFPNSMLEIFRVVMTNCDDHQHLVVGGVQQVPLGIWRHVPERMAHWPAGTSLASLHNGAPRPGVKRIARAADGQLAVTDAWGDTRHYAAVLTTCQSWLLTTQIECEESLFSQKMWMALDRTRYMQSSKTFVMVDRPFWKDKDPVTGRDTMSMTLTDRLTRGTYLFDNGDDKPGVICLSYSWMSDALKMLPQPIEKRVKLALDALKKIYPDVDIASHIIGDPITVSWEADPHFLGAFKGALPGHYRYNQRMYAHFMQDDMPAEHKGMFIAGDDVSWTPAWVEGAVQTSLNAVWGIMKHYGGATHADNPGPGDVFAELGPIALPE is encoded by the coding sequence ATGCACAACAACAACCGCCACCCCGCCGACGGCAAGAAGCCGATCACCATCTTCGGCCCCGACTTCCCCTTCGCCTTCGATGACTGGATCGAGCACCCCGCCGGCCTGGGCAGCATTCCCGTCGAGCGCCAGGGCGAGGAAGTGGCCATCGTCGGCGCCGGCATCGCCGGGCTGGTGGCGGCCTACGAGCTGATGAAGCTGGGCCTCAAGCCGGTGGTGTACGAGGCCTCGAAGATGGGCGGGCGCCTGCGCTCGCAGGCGTTCGAGGGCACCGAGGGAATCATCGCGGAGCTGGGCGGCATGCGCTTCCCGGTGTCGTCCACGGCCTTCTACCACTACGTCGACAAGCTGGGCCTCGAGACCCGCCCCTTCCCCAACCCGCTGACGCCGGCCTCCGGCAGCACGGTGATCGACCTTGAGGGCAAGACCTACTACGCCGAGAAGATGGCCGACCTGCCGGCGCTGTTCCGCGAGGTGGCCGATGCCTGGGCCGACGCGCTGGAGGACGGCGCGCAGTTCAGCGAGATCCAGCAGGCCATCCGCGACCGCGACACCAAGCGCCTGAAAGAGCTGTGGAACAGCCTGGTGCCGCTCTGGGACGACCGCACCTTCTACGACTTCGTCGCCACCTCCAAGGCCTTCGCCAAGCTGTCGTTCCACCACCGCGAGGTGTTCGGCCAGGTGGGCTTCGGCACCGGCGGCTGGGACTCGGACTTCCCCAACTCCATGCTGGAGATCTTCCGCGTGGTGATGACCAACTGCGACGACCACCAGCACCTGGTGGTGGGTGGCGTGCAGCAGGTGCCGCTGGGCATCTGGCGCCACGTGCCCGAGCGCATGGCCCACTGGCCGGCCGGCACCAGCCTGGCGTCGCTGCACAACGGCGCGCCGCGCCCGGGGGTGAAGCGCATCGCCCGCGCCGCCGACGGCCAGCTGGCGGTGACCGATGCCTGGGGCGACACCCGCCACTACGCGGCGGTGCTCACCACCTGCCAGAGCTGGCTGCTGACCACCCAGATCGAGTGCGAGGAATCGCTGTTCTCGCAGAAGATGTGGATGGCCCTGGACCGCACCCGCTACATGCAGTCGTCGAAGACCTTCGTGATGGTCGACCGGCCCTTCTGGAAGGACAAGGACCCGGTCACCGGCCGCGACACCATGAGCATGACGCTCACCGACCGCCTCACCCGCGGCACCTACCTGTTCGACAACGGCGACGACAAGCCGGGGGTGATCTGCCTCTCCTACTCCTGGATGAGCGACGCGCTGAAGATGCTCCCGCAGCCCATCGAGAAGCGCGTGAAGCTGGCGCTGGACGCGCTGAAGAAGATCTACCCGGACGTGGACATCGCCAGCCACATCATCGGCGACCCGATCACCGTCTCCTGGGAGGCGGACCCGCACTTCCTCGGCGCCTTCAAGGGCGCGCTGCCGGGCCACTACCGCTACAACCAGCGCATGTACGCGCACTTCATGCAGGACGACATGCCCGCCGAGCACAAGGGTATGTTCATCGCCGGTGACGACGTGTCCTGGACCCCGGCCTGGGTGGAAGGCGCGGTGCAGACCTCGCTCAACGCCGTGTGGGGGATCATGAAGCACTACGGCGGCGCCACCCATGCCGACAACCCCGGACCGGGCGATGTGTTCGCCGAGCTCGGCCCCATCGCCCTGCCGGAATGA
- a CDS encoding fimbrial protein has product MHAWLLRTFILLCLLPGVVQAEPRGFASCVMDSGVQAAETTAPLPAQLVVPRDAPVGTVLFDTQGWLQGGTAKVTCGAPFLPGDLWLRKGFLSGAAVPGQPNVYPSGVPGIGIRVAWSRDSKSLPAQMSGGEFMNSPRTVEPMPHGRYAPANNWWVQLVKTGPISSGTYNYDIPNVEVHHHDVRTNILTFPPLAITFQARSCRLVDGRDYTHHLRSSSLGNFSGVGSTALPEDFTITLNCDRGLSVSYRIDGDPADDTTLKNQTGDGMAKGVGIQLLNRIGFGGPIRLGREVILPRANNSGDLSILLTARYRQVDPVITAGKVSALATITLFYR; this is encoded by the coding sequence ATGCACGCTTGGCTACTTCGTACGTTCATCCTGCTCTGTTTGCTGCCCGGGGTCGTTCAGGCGGAGCCGCGCGGCTTTGCCTCCTGCGTGATGGACTCTGGCGTCCAGGCGGCCGAGACCACGGCGCCCCTGCCAGCGCAACTGGTGGTGCCGCGCGACGCGCCGGTGGGAACAGTGCTGTTCGATACCCAGGGCTGGCTCCAGGGCGGCACGGCGAAAGTCACATGTGGCGCGCCTTTCCTGCCAGGCGACCTCTGGCTGCGCAAGGGCTTCTTGAGCGGGGCGGCCGTTCCGGGGCAGCCGAACGTCTACCCCAGCGGCGTGCCGGGTATCGGCATCCGCGTGGCCTGGTCGCGGGACTCGAAGTCGCTGCCGGCGCAGATGAGCGGCGGCGAGTTCATGAACTCTCCACGCACGGTAGAGCCGATGCCCCATGGCAGGTACGCCCCCGCGAACAACTGGTGGGTCCAGCTGGTCAAGACCGGGCCGATCTCCAGCGGCACCTACAACTACGACATCCCCAACGTTGAGGTGCACCACCACGACGTGCGCACCAACATCCTGACATTCCCCCCGCTCGCCATCACCTTCCAGGCGCGCAGTTGCCGGCTGGTCGATGGCCGGGACTACACCCACCACCTGCGCAGCAGTTCGCTCGGGAACTTCTCCGGCGTCGGCAGCACCGCCTTGCCGGAAGATTTCACCATCACGCTGAATTGCGATCGCGGCCTCAGCGTCAGCTACCGGATCGACGGTGATCCGGCCGACGACACCACTTTGAAAAACCAGACGGGCGATGGGATGGCTAAAGGCGTAGGCATCCAGTTGCTCAATCGGATCGGGTTTGGAGGTCCGATACGCCTGGGCCGGGAAGTCATCCTGCCAAGGGCCAATAACTCAGGCGACTTGTCGATCCTGCTGACGGCCCGCTACCGCCAAGTCGACCCTGTGATAACCGCAGGCAAGGTGTCGGCCTTGGCGACCATCACCCTGTTCTACCGGTGA
- a CDS encoding Lrp/AsnC family transcriptional regulator — MPDAPVFLDETDRQLIAALQINARESVATLARRLGIARTTVNSRLARLERSGVISGYGVRLGQRVAEGGLQAYVGITVRPRSGKDVLRRLTGMAEVQLLCTVSGEFDYVAWLRAESPERLDLLLDEIGNVEGVERTTTSIILSCKIDRGQPLPGPA; from the coding sequence ATGCCAGATGCCCCCGTCTTCCTCGACGAAACCGACCGCCAGTTGATCGCCGCCCTGCAGATCAACGCCCGGGAAAGCGTCGCCACCCTCGCCCGCCGCCTGGGCATCGCGCGCACCACGGTGAATTCGCGCCTGGCACGCCTGGAGCGCAGCGGGGTCATCAGCGGCTATGGGGTGCGCCTGGGCCAGCGGGTGGCGGAGGGAGGCCTGCAGGCCTACGTGGGCATCACCGTCAGGCCGCGCAGCGGCAAGGACGTGCTGCGCCGGCTGACCGGCATGGCCGAGGTGCAGTTGCTGTGCACGGTGAGCGGGGAGTTCGACTACGTGGCCTGGCTGCGCGCCGAATCGCCGGAGCGGCTCGACCTGCTGCTGGACGAGATCGGCAATGTCGAGGGCGTGGAGCGCACCACCACCTCGATCATCCTCAGTTGCAAGATCGACCGCGGCCAGCCGCTGCCGGGGCCGGCCTGA
- a CDS encoding fimbrial protein, producing MTPLLCSRLAGALALMLSGLTWGANCTGSGQKTQFPLPTTLSQQRDAPVGTVLYDTNDWIGTGEASVSCFGAGTFKHSHGYYTAATPTAQANVYETGVPGVGIKVAWNNSANQPSLPMSGGVYMGYPRYEVQAPGGKYVPAQRWWIQLIKTGPIATGTFNIPPIRVYYDNVLTNELTFPASQLVFTKKGCRLLTPNTTVQLPIANLHHFSGVGSGARPKAFNLELDCDPDVRISYRVDGLQAADSVLKNSEGSGMARGVGVQLLKGAGGGTPLVLGAKAYHLNIGAAGGSSVIPLIARYYQVEPTVSPGAVITTATLTLFYE from the coding sequence ATGACCCCTCTCCTATGCAGCAGGTTGGCAGGTGCCCTGGCGCTCATGCTCTCCGGGCTCACCTGGGGAGCCAATTGCACCGGCTCCGGCCAGAAGACCCAGTTCCCGCTTCCGACCACCCTTTCCCAGCAGCGCGATGCCCCGGTCGGCACGGTGCTTTACGACACCAACGACTGGATCGGCACGGGTGAGGCCAGCGTGAGCTGCTTCGGTGCGGGCACCTTCAAGCACAGCCATGGCTACTACACAGCGGCCACCCCAACCGCACAGGCCAACGTCTATGAAACAGGTGTGCCCGGTGTCGGCATCAAGGTGGCCTGGAACAACAGCGCCAACCAACCGTCGCTCCCAATGAGCGGTGGCGTCTACATGGGCTACCCCCGGTATGAGGTGCAGGCGCCGGGGGGCAAGTACGTGCCCGCCCAGCGCTGGTGGATCCAGCTGATCAAGACCGGGCCCATCGCAACGGGCACCTTCAACATCCCACCGATCCGCGTGTACTACGACAACGTGCTGACCAACGAGCTGACCTTCCCGGCCTCGCAACTGGTGTTCACCAAGAAGGGCTGCCGCCTGCTCACCCCCAACACCACGGTGCAGTTGCCCATCGCCAACCTGCACCACTTCAGCGGGGTCGGCAGCGGTGCCAGGCCGAAGGCCTTCAACCTCGAGCTCGACTGCGACCCCGATGTCCGCATCTCCTATCGCGTGGACGGGTTGCAGGCCGCCGACTCGGTGCTCAAGAACAGCGAAGGCAGCGGCATGGCCAGGGGCGTGGGGGTGCAACTGCTCAAGGGCGCGGGCGGCGGGACGCCCCTGGTGCTGGGGGCCAAGGCCTACCACCTGAACATCGGCGCAGCCGGCGGCTCCAGCGTGATCCCCCTGATCGCGCGCTATTACCAGGTCGAGCCCACGGTCAGCCCCGGCGCGGTGATCACCACCGCCACCCTCACGCTGTTCTACGAATGA
- a CDS encoding AraC family transcriptional regulator — protein MTIRGDWYECDSRFIPAHGQPAVLIDLALSRGIDSHRLLRGTGLFYEDILAGGQLVSPQQFLGLVGNARRLLAADDTAFLFGQRLLPGHYGAASHTLLHAEHLQDALGQLIRQRALLTPLLAPRLLLDEQDAWLYWVDACGAGEYRRFLLEASMTAVAALCRRLGGERLPWRYHFAHGQPRCIEQYWVHLGEEVRFDQHVDAMQVPRAWLTRALPEASQTAGRVARQECARQLEALGHRASLLDRLYSWLLERVREAPVLEDAAQAFAMSPATFKRKLAKHGTHYQEQRDLVRKHVALYLYRIKGYGNDEVAAYLRFHDSTNFRRSLRRWTGLSPSALRQLFGA, from the coding sequence ATGACCATCAGGGGTGACTGGTACGAGTGCGACAGCCGCTTCATCCCGGCCCACGGCCAGCCGGCGGTGCTGATCGACCTGGCGCTCTCGCGGGGGATCGACAGCCACCGCCTGCTGCGGGGGACGGGTTTGTTCTACGAGGACATCCTCGCCGGCGGGCAGCTCGTCAGCCCGCAGCAGTTCCTCGGGCTGGTCGGCAATGCCCGGCGCCTGCTGGCCGCCGACGACACGGCCTTTCTCTTCGGCCAGCGGCTTTTGCCCGGCCACTACGGCGCCGCCAGCCACACCCTGCTGCACGCCGAGCACCTGCAGGATGCGCTGGGCCAGTTGATCCGCCAGCGGGCGCTGCTGACGCCGTTGCTGGCGCCCCGGCTGTTGCTGGACGAGCAGGACGCCTGGCTCTACTGGGTGGACGCCTGCGGGGCGGGGGAATACCGGCGCTTCCTGCTGGAGGCGAGCATGACGGCGGTGGCGGCGCTGTGCCGGCGCCTGGGCGGGGAGCGGCTGCCGTGGCGCTACCACTTCGCCCATGGCCAGCCGCGCTGCATCGAGCAGTACTGGGTGCACCTGGGGGAGGAGGTGCGCTTCGACCAGCACGTGGACGCCATGCAGGTGCCGCGCGCCTGGCTGACCCGGGCGCTGCCGGAGGCGTCGCAGACCGCCGGCCGCGTGGCGCGCCAGGAATGTGCGCGCCAGCTGGAGGCGCTGGGCCATCGCGCCAGCCTGCTGGACCGGCTCTACAGCTGGCTGCTGGAGCGGGTGCGCGAGGCGCCGGTGCTGGAGGATGCGGCCCAGGCCTTCGCCATGAGCCCGGCCACCTTCAAGCGCAAGCTGGCCAAGCACGGGACGCACTACCAGGAGCAGCGCGACCTGGTGCGCAAGCACGTGGCGCTCTACCTCTACCGCATCAAGGGCTACGGCAACGACGAGGTGGCGGCGTACCTGCGCTTCCACGACAGCACCAACTTCCGCCGCTCGCTCAGGCGCTGGACGGGGCTCTCCCCCAGCGCGCTGCGCCAGCTGTTCGGGGCTTGA
- a CDS encoding GGDEF domain-containing protein: protein MTSLLKLHRLKLTALFLAANAGLLLHLAVGDLKAASEWVWLDILGEGGSALLALVWIGLVLKSRPAGRVTNLLVLGLAGVFFSWWIDSLDEFIRMPDTVHWDHWLESVPMPIGLVLLTLGIYHWHREQLAISAQMEKRERLFREHRQFDTLTPLGDADYLRRQLELGLGEAAANGQPLSLVILDIDDFSQVNDRFGHAEGDHLLLALTQLLLLNLRRQDLLCRLAGDRFVVLLPNTGERQAHQLATELGEAVAHFAHRTRQHGERLQLRASTAVAMALDESPEALLQRLNLALAKARSPRLAHSA from the coding sequence ATGACCTCCCTGCTGAAGCTGCACCGCCTCAAGCTCACCGCGCTGTTCCTGGCTGCCAATGCCGGGTTGCTGCTGCACTTGGCGGTGGGCGACCTGAAGGCGGCCTCGGAGTGGGTGTGGCTGGACATCCTCGGCGAAGGCGGCTCGGCGCTGCTGGCGCTGGTGTGGATCGGCCTGGTGCTGAAAAGCCGGCCCGCCGGGCGGGTGACCAACCTGCTGGTGCTGGGGCTGGCGGGGGTGTTCTTCTCCTGGTGGATCGACAGCCTCGACGAATTCATCCGCATGCCCGACACGGTGCACTGGGACCACTGGCTGGAGTCGGTGCCGATGCCCATCGGCCTGGTGCTGCTGACCCTGGGCATCTACCACTGGCACCGCGAGCAGCTGGCCATCAGCGCGCAGATGGAGAAGCGCGAGCGGCTGTTCCGCGAGCATCGCCAGTTCGACACCCTCACCCCGCTGGGCGACGCCGACTACCTGCGCCGCCAGCTGGAGCTGGGCCTGGGCGAGGCCGCCGCGAACGGCCAGCCGCTGTCGCTGGTGATCCTCGACATCGATGACTTCAGCCAGGTCAACGACCGCTTCGGCCACGCCGAGGGCGACCACCTGCTGCTGGCCCTGACGCAGTTGCTGCTGCTCAACCTGCGCCGCCAGGACCTGCTCTGCCGCCTGGCCGGCGACCGCTTCGTGGTGCTGCTGCCGAACACCGGCGAGCGCCAGGCGCACCAGCTGGCCACGGAGCTGGGCGAGGCGGTGGCGCACTTCGCCCACCGCACCCGCCAGCACGGCGAGCGCCTGCAACTGCGCGCCAGCACGGCGGTGGCGATGGCCCTGGACGAGAGCCCCGAGGCGCTGCTGCAACGGCTCAACCTGGCCCTGGCGAAGGCGCGCTCGCCGCGCCTGGCCCACAGTGCCTGA